Below is a window of Malus domestica chromosome 13, GDT2T_hap1 DNA.
TACTATCCTGCACATGTTTGCCGACTACACAAGTCTTTGtatgggttaaaacaagccCCAAGGGCATGGAATGACAGGTTTACCTTATTTCTTCCTTCTCTGGGATTCCTTTCCACATATTCTGATCCCTCATTGTTTGTTAAACATGTTGGCAAGTCTGTGGTTATCCTACtcctttatgttgatgatatcctCATCACAGGTAGTGATTCAGCTGCTATTGATATCACTATTCGGGCTTTGACCAAAGAATTTGATATTAAAGATCTTGGTGCTCTCCATTATTTTCTTGGGATTCAGATCACACAGACTTCTAGTGGGATGTTTTTGTCTCAGTCTAAATATGTGGCAGATTTGTTGGGAAAAGCAAATATGGTTCATTCTAAACCGTGCACTACTCCTTGCTTACCATATAACAGATTGGTAAAAGATGATGGACATCCTTTCAATAATCCATCTTTATATAGAAGCATTGTAGGTGCTCTGCAATACCTTACTTTTACCAGACCTGATATCGCATTCTCTGTTCATCAagtttgtcaatttatgcattgcCCTATGGACTCACACTATGCTGCTGTGAAACAAATTCTCCGGTATTTGCAAGGTACTATTGATTTTGGTATTCAGTTTAGCAAAGGGGATTTGGATCTTCATGCTTTTAGCGATGCAGACTGGGCAGGTGACCCAAATGACCGTAGATCTACAACAGGATTGGTTGTGTATATCGGACCAAATCCTATTTCTTGGTCATCCAAGAAACAAAACACAGTCTCTCGATCatctacagaggctgaatatcgaGCACTCTCAAGTACTGCTGCTGAAATCGATTGGATCACACAATTACTTCAGTTTATGCAGATTGAGGTTTCTGGTCCAACAACTTTATTCTGTGACAATCTTTCTACCATTGCTCTTGCTTACAATCCTGTCATGCATCATCGCACTAAACATATTGAAGTCGATGTCCACTTCATCCGAGAGAGAGTTGCCAAGAAGCTACTACAAGTGCAATTCGTTTCATCCAATGACCAATTTGCCGATATTCTTACAAAGGGACTCTCTACTCATTTGTTCCGCACACATTGCTACAATCTCAGAGTTGGAAAGCCTCACTCTGAGATTGAGGGACGATGTTAGATATAGTGTGTAAGGTAGTTAAGTTGGTTAGCATATCATGAACTTAGATTGTGACAAGTGTCAACATCTTGTGAGCTTTATCTTAGCTTAGTAGTTAAGCTAAGATAGTTAGACATATATACATTTGTGTAAGTGTAATATGATATATTgaagaaaatacaatacaaacatatactttctctctctaaacaacCTTTCTTATTCTTTGAGATAGTTCTTCATTTCTCTGTTTACAAATTATATAgacacaaaaaactaaaaactaaatttgAACGAAAGGGATTGCTGTTCTCCATGACACATGTTTAGGTGTTTAATCCAAACCAACATGAaacatcatttgaaaatttgtaaaAGGTCAACGATCGAGAAAGGACATACTTGCGTTCGTAGATGCTGCATTTTCTAGTAGCTAGGCCACCAAAGTGGTTAGGTTGGTCCTTGGACACAAAGGTACTGTTTGGTACGCAGGCAGGATGAAACGGGACAAACCGAGACAGAGCAGGACGGAATGAAACGGAGGTTCTATGCTACGTTTGGTGTACGCTCAGGCCGGAATGGAATGAAGGATTAAATGACAATCGTACCCATCCACTCCGACGAGTTCAACCTTACCCGAGCCACCGCCGACGAGCTCAACGTCATCCCTCACATCTTCCGCCTAATCCTCGCCATCCCAACCCTCAAGCGACGGCGTCGGCCACATCTTGAGAGTGGGTGGTCTTGAGGTTTTCACGACGAAGGGCGATGGT
It encodes the following:
- the LOC139190763 gene encoding uncharacterized mitochondrial protein AtMg00810-like, with the protein product MTQPPGFSDPYYPAHVCRLHKSLYGLKQAPRAWNDRFTLFLPSLGFLSTYSDPSLFVKHVGKSVVILLLYVDDILITGSDSAAIDITIRALTKEFDIKDLGALHYFLGIQITQTSSGMFLSQSKYVADLLGKANMVHSKPCTTPCLPYNRLVKDDGHPFNNPSLYRSIVGALQYLTFTRPDIAFSVHQVCQFMHCPMDSHYAAVKQILRYLQGTIDFGIQFSKGDLDLHAFSDADWAGDPNDRRSTTGLVVYIGPNPISWSSKKQNTVSRSSTEAEYRALSSTAAEIDWITQLLQFMQIEVSGPTTLFCDNLSTIALAYNPVMHHRTKHIEVDVHFIRERVAKKLLQVQFVSSNDQFADILTKGLSTHLFRTHCYNLRVGKPHSEIEGRC